In the genome of Caulobacter flavus, the window ACCGACGCCCAGCGGGAAGGCTTCCGCAAGGCGGTGAAGGCTGGCGTGCGCATCGCCTACGGCACCGACGCCGGGGTCTATCCGCATGGGCTGAACGCGCGCCAGCTGCCCTACATGGTCAGGTACGGCATGACGCCGATGCAGGCGATCCAGTCGGCCACGACCAGCGCCGCGATGCTGATGGGCAAGGAGAAGGACGTCGGCTGCGCCCAGGCCGGCTGCTACGCCGACCTGATCGCCGTGGCGGGCGACCCGCTGGCCGACGTCGGGGTGCTGGCCGCCGTGGCCAAGGTGATGAAGGGCGGGGTTATCTACAAGGACGAGGTGTTGCCGGGAAATTAACCGTTTCCCAGCTGGCGCGGCATGTGCATTGTGCGCTGCAACTCAATGTTGCTGTGCAGCATTGAAACAGCTGTCGCGAAGCGGTCCGTGGGGGAAAGCTGGCGTCAGCCTCGATGCAGGAGCCTCCCCATGGCCGACTCGAACCACTACTACGTCCGTCCCGTCGCCGGCGTCTGGCACGTGACCTGGAACGACTCGCCCGACCTGATCAGCTCGTGCCCCAGCCAGCACGAGGCCGTGGCCCTGGCCCAGCTGCTGGCCCGCCACATGACCAGCCAGGGCCGCTACGCCGAGGTCCACGTGGCCGAGCCGGAAGCCCGCCGCCCGACCTGGGGCCGCAAGGGCCTGGCCGCTGGCGCCGCCGTCGCGGCCTGATCCTTCCGTTCGAATCTAGGCTGACTTCAGGCCGCTCCGATCCGTCGGGGCGGCCTTTTTTTATGTCGTCCAGGCGTTGGCCGCCGTCTCCAGCGCCCGGATCGCGTCGGCGGGCGCGAAGGCGCTGGGATCCAGGCACAGCTCCAGCCACAATCCGTCGACCATCGCCGTCAGGGCGATGGCGGCCAGTCGCCGCTCGCGCGCACCGCAATCGGCCAGCAGGGTCTCGAGCCGCGCGCGATAGGCCGCGTAGGAGGCCGCGTGTATGGCGGCGATGCGCGGCTTGGTCTTCACCAGGCCCCAGAAACCGATCCAGGCGGCCAGCAGGTCCGGGTCCAGCACCGGCGGGGCGAAGCTGGCGGCCAGATAGGCCGACAGCCGGACGCGGGGGTCTTTCCCGGCTCCCGTCACCGCCGTCTCCAGCGCCGCGTCTATCCTCTGGTCCACCGCTTCGTAGGCCGCGGCGATCAGCTCGTCGACGCCTTCGAAATAGTGCCGCAGCAGTCCGGCCGAGACGCCCGCCTCGGCGCAGATCGCCCGCACCGAGGTTCCCGCCACGCCCTCGCGGGCCAGCACGGCCTCGGCGGCGACGACCAGGGCCTGACGGCGGACGTCGGCGGCCTCGCGGGTGAAGGGGGCACGCAAGACTTAGCCCTCCCCCTTGATGGGGGAGGGTTGGGTGGGGGTGGTGCGGCCTTGCCGGCCGAACCGCCGCGTCACCCCCATCCCCGACCCTTCCCCCATCAAGGGGGAAGGGAGAAGATTGGTCCCACCCATCACCACCCCTCCGGCGGGCGCGGCAGGCGGCTCTCGGGGATCAGCGCCCGCAGCTTGCGGCCGAAGCTCCTCAACGAGACCTCCGACGTCGCCAGCGGCCCCGCCGTGAAGGTGCGCGAGGCCATGCCCTGCTGGACGCGGGCCACCAGCTCGGTGTCCTCGGCGTTGACCTGGCGGTTGATGCGCCAGTTCAGATAGCGCGCGGCCTTCATCTCGCGGCGCGCGTCGGGCAGGGCGTAGGCGATCTCGCGGATGATGGTCCTGCCGGCCGAGACCGGGATGAACTGCATGAAGTCCACCTGGTCGGGATAGATGTCGAAGGCGAAGTTCGGCCAGAGCTTGAAGTAGGTCCAGAGGCGCTTGCGGTCGCCTGGCAGGTGCGGGACGTCGGGCAGAAGATCCTGGTAGAGGCGCTCGGACGGCGCGTTCGACGGCTCGTCGATCAGCTGGCCCCACATCTTGTCGACCCACGCCTGCGCCTCGACGCCATAGCCCTTGCCGAACAGGCGGGTCAGGCCCGGATGGGCGATGGGGATGTGCAGGCCGTCCGAGTAGTTGTCGCTGATGTTCTTCCAGTTGACGTCGCGCGGCCGCAGGGTGACGCGGCCGAACGGCTGCAACGCCTCGAACCGGTAGTGCGCCACCTCGTGCTCGTAGGGGGCCATCATCTCGGCGACGGACGGGCCGTCTCCCTCCAGCCGCATGAAGACGAAGCCGCGCCAGATCTCGGTGTCGATCCTGGCCAGTCCCTCCCTGGCCATGTCGAGCGCCGGATAGTCGTCGCGCATCGGCACGCCGATCAGCCGGCCCTCCAGGTCGTAGGTCCAGGCGTGGTAGGGGCAGACGATGCGGCCGCAGCGGCCCGTAGGGCCGTCCAGCAGCCGCGCGCCCCGGTGCCGGCAGACGTTCGCGAACGCCCGCGCCCCGCCGTCCTTGCCGCGCATCACGACCAGGCTTTCGCCCACGAAGTCGAAGGTGTGGAAATCGCCGGCTTTCGGAATGTCGTTGAGGTGGCAGACGATCTGCCAGGACGGCCGAAAGACCTTGTCCTGCTCCTCGCGGAAGAACCGCTCGGAGCCGTAGATCCAGCCGGGCAGGCCCCAGTCGCCGAGGGGGTCGTGGTTGGGCAGGGCGGTCATGGTTGGATTTCCCCTCCGCAATCGCACGCTGCATAAACAACGCCGTCTTCCTCGCCCCTGTGGCGAGGATCCATGGCGCAGCCGCCGCTGCCTCGCCCGTGACCGCGCGATCTGAGCGGCTGAACGATGGGTCCTCGCCACAGGGGCGAGGAAGGCGGAATTGGACTGGCTGGGGAAAAGGCCATGACGCCTCTCACCGCCCCGCCACGGCCAGCTTCACCGCCGTGGCGAAGTCCTTGTCGCGCAGGATCTCGCGCGCGGCGTTGCGGCCCGGATTGCCCGAGACGCCGCCGCCGGGATGCGTGCCCGCGCCGCACATGTAGAGGCCCCTGATCGGCGCCCGATGGCTGGCGTGGCCCAGCAGCGGACGCGTGGCCCACAACTGATCCAGGCTCATGTGGCCGTGCATGATGTCGCCGCCGATCAGGCCGAACTTCCGCTCCAGGTCCAGCGGCGACAGGATCACGCGGCCCAGCACCGAGGCCTTGAAGTTGGGGGCCCACCTGTCGACCGTATCGATGATCAGGTCGGCGGCGGCCTCGCGCTCGTCGTCCCACGAGCGGGCGTCGGGCAGGGTGGGCGCGAACTGCTGGCAGAACAGGCTGGCCACGTGCTGGCCGGGCGGGGCGAGGGAAGTGTCCAGCGTCGAGGGGATCAGCATCTCGACGATGGGGGCGCGGCTCATGCCGCCGGCCTTGGCGTCGCGATAGGCCGCGTCCATGTAGTCGAGGCTGGGGGCGATGACGATCCCGCTCTGGTGATGCTCGGCGACGGCCTTGCCGGGCAGGCAGGTGAAGTCGGGCAGTTCCGACAGGGCCACGTTCATGCGGAAGGTGCCCGAGCCGTTCTTGTAGCCGTCGATGGCCTTTCTGAAGTCGGCCGGCAGGGCCGAGGGCGGCACGAGCTTCCTGTAGAGCAGGGCCGGGTTGACGTTGGCGCTGACGATCGGGGCCATGATCTGGCGGCCGTCGACCAGTTGCACGCCCACGGCCCTGTTCCCGTCGACATGGACGGCCTCGACGGGGGCGTCGAGCAGGATCTCGACCCCGGCCTTCTCGCAGGCCTTCGCCATGGCCTGGGTGATCGCCCCCATGCCGCCGACCGCGTGGCCCCAGGCGCCCTTCTTGCCGTTCACCTCGCCGAAGGTATGGTGCAGCAGCACATAGGCCGAGCCTGGCGTGTCGGGGCTGGCGTAGTTGCCGACCACGGCGTCGAAGCCGAAGGCGGCCTTGACCGGCTCGCTCTCGAACCAGCCGTTCAGGAAATCCCGGGCGCTCTTGGTGAACAGGTCGAGCAGGTCGCGCTTGCGTTCGCGCGACAGCATGGCCAGCCGCCCGCCCTGGCGCAGGGCCCGCAGGATCCCCGGCAGGCCGTCGCCCAGGTTGGGCGGGGTCTCCTGGGCCAGGTCGCGCAGCACGTCGCCGATCTCGTCGAGCATGGCGTAGTAGGCGGGCAGCACCTCGGCGTCGCGGCGGCTGTACTTGCGGAACTCGGCTTGCGTGCGCTCCAGCCCGCCGCCGAGCTTGAGGAAGCGGCTGTCGTCGATCGGCAGGAAGTTGGAGATCGGCCGTTCGAGGAAGGTCAGGCCAAAGCCGTGCAGGTCCATATCGGCGATGACGCGCGGATTGAGCAGGCTGACCGTGTAGCTGGCGACGGAGTTGCGAAAGCCGGGGTGGAACTCCTCGGTCACCGCCGCCCCGCCGACCAAGCCGCGCGCCTCGCAGACGGTGACCTTCATCCCGGCCCTGGCCAGGTAGAAGGCGCAGACGAGGCCGTTGTGGCCTCCGCCAATGATCACGGCGTCGCGGGTGTCAGGCATCGTCTCTCTCCCCAGGAGGCGGCTGGGGAGAGCTTGCTATACGAGTGTAAAATAGTCCAGCGACTCACCTGATCCCTCTCTCAAAGAGAGAGGGAGCGAGAGCTAGTGCTTGCCTCGATCCCGGCCGAAGTTCGGCTCGGCGCTTTCCTGGCCGGCGGCCACGATGCCTCTCCGGATCGCCCGCGTGCGGGTGAAGTGGGCGTGCAGGGTGTCGGCGTCGCCCCAGCGGATGGCGCGGCTCATGGCCTGCAGGTCCTCGGTGAAGCGGCCCAGCATCTCCAGCACCGCGTCCTTGTTGGCCACGAAGATGTCGCGCCACATGGTCGGATCGCTGGCGGCGATGCGGGTGAAGTCGCGGAAGCCCGAGGCCGAATACTTGATGACCTCGTTCTCGGTGACGTTCTCCAGGTCCGCCGCGCTGCCGACGATGGTGTAGGCGATCAGGTGCGGCAGGTGCGAGACGACGG includes:
- a CDS encoding TetR/AcrR family transcriptional regulator; protein product: MRAPFTREAADVRRQALVVAAEAVLAREGVAGTSVRAICAEAGVSAGLLRHYFEGVDELIAAAYEAVDQRIDAALETAVTGAGKDPRVRLSAYLAASFAPPVLDPDLLAAWIGFWGLVKTKPRIAAIHAASYAAYRARLETLLADCGARERRLAAIALTAMVDGLWLELCLDPSAFAPADAIRALETAANAWTT
- a CDS encoding aromatic ring-hydroxylating oxygenase subunit alpha, which codes for MTALPNHDPLGDWGLPGWIYGSERFFREEQDKVFRPSWQIVCHLNDIPKAGDFHTFDFVGESLVVMRGKDGGARAFANVCRHRGARLLDGPTGRCGRIVCPYHAWTYDLEGRLIGVPMRDDYPALDMAREGLARIDTEIWRGFVFMRLEGDGPSVAEMMAPYEHEVAHYRFEALQPFGRVTLRPRDVNWKNISDNYSDGLHIPIAHPGLTRLFGKGYGVEAQAWVDKMWGQLIDEPSNAPSERLYQDLLPDVPHLPGDRKRLWTYFKLWPNFAFDIYPDQVDFMQFIPVSAGRTIIREIAYALPDARREMKAARYLNWRINRQVNAEDTELVARVQQGMASRTFTAGPLATSEVSLRSFGRKLRALIPESRLPRPPEGW
- a CDS encoding phytoene desaturase family protein produces the protein MPDTRDAVIIGGGHNGLVCAFYLARAGMKVTVCEARGLVGGAAVTEEFHPGFRNSVASYTVSLLNPRVIADMDLHGFGLTFLERPISNFLPIDDSRFLKLGGGLERTQAEFRKYSRRDAEVLPAYYAMLDEIGDVLRDLAQETPPNLGDGLPGILRALRQGGRLAMLSRERKRDLLDLFTKSARDFLNGWFESEPVKAAFGFDAVVGNYASPDTPGSAYVLLHHTFGEVNGKKGAWGHAVGGMGAITQAMAKACEKAGVEILLDAPVEAVHVDGNRAVGVQLVDGRQIMAPIVSANVNPALLYRKLVPPSALPADFRKAIDGYKNGSGTFRMNVALSELPDFTCLPGKAVAEHHQSGIVIAPSLDYMDAAYRDAKAGGMSRAPIVEMLIPSTLDTSLAPPGQHVASLFCQQFAPTLPDARSWDDEREAAADLIIDTVDRWAPNFKASVLGRVILSPLDLERKFGLIGGDIMHGHMSLDQLWATRPLLGHASHRAPIRGLYMCGAGTHPGGGVSGNPGRNAAREILRDKDFATAVKLAVAGR